The Planktothrix sp. FACHB-1365 genome has a segment encoding these proteins:
- a CDS encoding AbrB/MazE/SpoVT family DNA-binding domain-containing protein has translation MTLTTVIQVTADGQLELPPEIRSKLHPGDEFVLWEEEDIIILKKVKKPLLNEFIQHQKTVDLEGSLSFFEIADRLSKLNEIDPISEEEIQEEIQAYKQEKRNLA, from the coding sequence ATGACATTAACAACCGTGATTCAAGTGACAGCAGATGGACAGTTAGAACTTCCACCGGAAATCCGTTCTAAGTTGCACCCAGGAGATGAGTTTGTTCTGTGGGAAGAAGAAGATATTATTATTTTAAAAAAGGTTAAAAAGCCGTTATTAAATGAGTTTATTCAACATCAAAAAACTGTTGATTTAGAGGGATCTTTAAGTTTTTTTGAAATTGCAGATCGTCTCTCTAAACTGAATGAAATTGATCCAATTTCTGAGGAAGAAATTCAAGAGGAAATTCAAGCTTATAAGCAAGAAAAGCGAAACTTGGCTTAA
- a CDS encoding putative toxin-antitoxin system toxin component, PIN family, with protein sequence MRIILDTNTVISGLFWRGKPFQVLELMRLGRIKVYTSGAILEELLDVLNRPKFSTRLALLGFSPQEVVNSLMSWVEVVEIGEVEKIVISDPDDDQIIACAKLVDADFIISGDTDLLNIREKITIPIVSAGEFLDILADSTS encoded by the coding sequence ATGCGAATTATTTTAGATACTAATACTGTAATTTCCGGGCTTTTTTGGCGAGGTAAGCCTTTCCAGGTTCTTGAATTGATGCGCTTGGGAAGAATTAAAGTTTACACTTCTGGGGCGATCTTAGAGGAATTGTTAGATGTTCTAAATCGCCCCAAATTTTCAACAAGATTAGCCTTATTAGGATTTAGTCCCCAAGAAGTAGTTAATAGTTTGATGTCTTGGGTAGAAGTTGTAGAAATTGGAGAAGTTGAAAAAATTGTAATTTCAGATCCAGACGATGACCAAATTATTGCCTGTGCTAAATTAGTGGATGCTGATTTTATTATTTCAGGTGATACGGATCTTCTGAATATTAGAGAAAAAATCACAATTCCTATTGTAAGTGCTGGTGAGTTTTTAGATATTTTAGCAGATTCTACCAGCTAA
- a CDS encoding pentapeptide repeat-containing protein has protein sequence MDIKQLVEKYTHGERDFRGAILIGVQLNGVDLSSVDLSGANLINADLQGADLSESDLTGVNLINANLSGADLSGSDLSRAYLNGAKLVGAYLNRSHLVNTYLSGANLIYTKLIGANLTGANLTNVKLINANLTRAILTNSNLTGVNLIGADLKGATLTGADLRGANLSGTLIDETTEMSEKWRLVQEIVTEGGIERDLSFTDLKDANLIGANLTGANLSFADLSGSNLSGIYLTDSIVENAKFLGVVGLSPEAKLNLKQRGAILD, from the coding sequence TTTCGAGGTGCTATCTTAATTGGGGTTCAACTCAATGGTGTGGATTTGAGTAGCGTCGATTTAAGTGGTGCAAATCTCATTAATGCCGACTTACAGGGAGCCGATTTGAGTGAATCCGATTTAACAGGAGTCAACTTAATTAATGCTAATTTAAGTGGTGCAGATTTAAGTGGATCAGATCTCAGCCGTGCTTATCTCAATGGGGCTAAATTAGTCGGTGCTTATCTCAATCGTAGCCATTTAGTGAATACCTATTTAAGTGGAGCTAACTTAATCTATACTAAATTGATTGGCGCGAATTTAACAGGAGCTAATCTCACCAATGTTAAATTAATTAATGCCAATCTCACCCGTGCTATTTTGACAAATTCTAACCTCACAGGGGTTAATTTAATTGGTGCAGATCTTAAGGGTGCGACCCTTACGGGTGCGGATCTCAGAGGTGCGAATTTAAGTGGCACTTTAATTGATGAAACCACCGAAATGAGTGAGAAATGGCGTCTGGTTCAGGAAATTGTGACTGAAGGTGGAATTGAACGGGATTTGAGTTTTACCGATTTAAAAGATGCTAACTTAATTGGAGCGAATTTAACAGGGGCAAATTTATCGTTTGCTGATTTAAGTGGTTCTAATTTAAGCGGTATTTATCTCACCGATTCTATTGTGGAAAATGCTAAATTTTTAGGGGTTGTGGGACTGTCTCCCGAAGCAAAACTCAACCTCAAACAACGGGGTGCTATCCTAGATTAA